A single genomic interval of Clostridium facile harbors:
- a CDS encoding cation-translocating P-type ATPase, whose translation MAAYFNQSAESVLKALDTQMEGLQDSQVTERRQKYGDNTLTETKRKSPIVVFLEQFKDLLVGILIVAAIISMFSGEIESTIVIFAVIILNAILGTVQHFKAEKSLASLKSLSSPTAKVLRNGVKIEIPSAEVVPGDIVFLEAGDMVVADGRILENYSLQVNESSLTGESENVTKIAEKINQDKLPLGDQKNMVFSGSFITYGRAVMVVTSTGMNTEIGKIATLMNQTQQKATPLQVSLDEFSKKLALVIIAICIVVFGLGLYRNMPFLDALMFAVALAVAAIPEALSSIVTIVLAMGTQKMVKENAIIKQLKAVESLGSVSIICSDKTGTLTQNKMTVQQIYTDHQLFDCKKLDRSNPVHQLLLDTAVLANDATIIDGNPIGDPTEFALIDLAHHFEVEEVSYREQYPRLSEIPFDSDRKLMSTVHMLNGKRMMLTKGALDVLMERVTQIYTAKGVCPITPEDKQKILDANQHLSENGLRVLAFACKELNTENNITLEDEQGYTFVGLISMIDPPREESKQAVADARRAGIKPIMITGDHKVTASAIAKQIGIMQEGDMALTGLELDAFTDQQLDEVLEKVSVYARVSPEHKIRIVDAWQRKGKIVSMTGDGVNDAPALKKADIGIAMGITGTEVSKDAASMILTDDNFATIVKAVANGRNVYRNIKNAIKFLLGGNMAGILVVLYTSIAALPVPFVPVHLLFINLLTDSLPAIAIGMEPASKDVLKDPPRDPKEGILTGDFLMRICVEGCIIGIFTLIAFYIGLQTSAAVASTMAFCTLSLARLFHGFNCRSKHSIGKVGLFSNIYSVLAFVVGVLLLSAVMYIPFLHGLFSVAPLSGANIGFIYLLAFCPTFIIQLYKSIREAVFNRKNR comes from the coding sequence TTATTTCAATGTTTTCAGGAGAAATAGAAAGTACCATTGTTATTTTTGCGGTGATTATCCTGAACGCGATTTTAGGCACTGTACAGCATTTTAAAGCGGAAAAGTCCTTAGCTAGTTTAAAATCTCTTTCTTCTCCTACAGCCAAAGTACTGCGGAATGGTGTGAAAATTGAAATCCCTTCTGCTGAAGTAGTACCAGGGGATATCGTATTTTTAGAAGCTGGCGATATGGTTGTGGCAGATGGCAGGATTTTGGAGAACTATTCCCTACAGGTGAATGAAAGCTCTTTAACGGGAGAATCGGAGAATGTAACCAAAATAGCGGAAAAGATCAACCAAGATAAATTGCCTTTGGGGGACCAGAAGAATATGGTATTTTCTGGGTCGTTTATTACCTATGGCAGAGCAGTTATGGTAGTTACATCTACAGGAATGAATACCGAAATTGGTAAGATTGCTACCTTAATGAACCAGACACAGCAAAAGGCAACCCCATTACAAGTGAGTTTGGATGAATTTAGCAAAAAATTAGCTCTTGTAATCATTGCTATCTGTATTGTGGTATTTGGGCTAGGATTATATCGTAATATGCCTTTCCTGGATGCTTTGATGTTTGCGGTTGCCTTAGCTGTAGCGGCAATTCCAGAGGCTTTGAGCAGTATTGTTACCATTGTATTGGCAATGGGAACACAGAAGATGGTAAAAGAAAACGCCATTATCAAACAATTAAAAGCAGTAGAAAGTTTGGGTTCTGTATCCATTATCTGTTCGGATAAAACAGGGACATTAACCCAAAATAAAATGACCGTACAGCAAATTTATACAGACCATCAATTATTTGATTGCAAAAAGTTAGATCGTTCCAATCCAGTCCATCAACTATTATTGGACACAGCTGTATTGGCAAATGACGCTACTATTATTGATGGAAACCCCATTGGAGACCCCACTGAATTTGCTTTGATTGATTTAGCGCATCATTTTGAAGTAGAGGAAGTCTCTTATAGAGAACAGTACCCTCGATTATCGGAAATTCCATTTGATTCTGATCGGAAACTGATGAGTACTGTCCATATGCTAAATGGAAAACGCATGATGCTCACAAAGGGTGCATTGGACGTGCTAATGGAACGGGTCACCCAAATTTACACGGCAAAGGGTGTCTGTCCAATTACGCCAGAAGATAAACAGAAAATTTTGGATGCCAACCAACACTTATCTGAAAATGGGCTGCGTGTTCTTGCTTTCGCTTGCAAAGAACTGAATACAGAAAATAATATTACATTAGAAGATGAGCAGGGATATACCTTTGTAGGATTAATTTCGATGATAGACCCTCCAAGGGAAGAATCCAAGCAGGCGGTAGCCGATGCCCGCCGTGCTGGCATTAAACCAATTATGATTACTGGCGACCATAAAGTAACTGCTTCCGCTATTGCCAAACAAATCGGCATTATGCAGGAAGGGGATATGGCGTTAACTGGATTGGAATTGGATGCGTTTACCGACCAGCAGTTGGATGAAGTGTTGGAAAAAGTTTCTGTTTACGCAAGAGTATCTCCGGAGCATAAAATCCGTATTGTAGACGCATGGCAAAGAAAAGGCAAAATTGTTTCTATGACTGGAGATGGGGTAAACGATGCACCAGCTCTGAAAAAGGCGGATATCGGAATTGCAATGGGTATTACTGGTACTGAAGTATCCAAAGATGCCGCTTCGATGATTTTAACGGATGATAACTTTGCAACCATTGTAAAAGCGGTTGCCAATGGTAGAAATGTATACCGCAATATTAAAAACGCAATTAAATTCCTGTTAGGTGGCAATATGGCAGGAATTTTAGTGGTACTGTATACTTCTATTGCAGCGTTGCCAGTTCCATTTGTCCCTGTACATTTGTTGTTTATCAACTTGCTAACGGATAGCCTTCCTGCAATTGCAATTGGTATGGAACCAGCCAGTAAGGATGTTTTAAAAGACCCTCCGCGTGATCCAAAAGAAGGTATTTTAACAGGGGACTTTTTAATGCGGATCTGTGTAGAAGGTTGTATTATTGGAATTTTCACTTTAATTGCTTTCTACATCGGATTGCAGACTTCCGCTGCTGTTGCAAGTACCATGGCTTTTTGTACTTTATCTTTGGCACGATTGTTCCATGGGTTCAACTGTAGAAGCAAACACTCTATTGGAAAAGTAGGGCTGTTTAGCAATATTTACAGTGTACTTGCTTTTGTAGTGGGTGTGTTGCTATTAAGCGCAGTGATGTATATCCCATTCTTGCATGGTTTATTCTCAGTTGCTCCATTAAGTGGTGCTAATATTGGTTTTATTTATTTGCTGGCATTTTGTCCAACCTTTATTATCCAGCTTTACAAGAGTATCCGGGAAGCTGTTTTCAATAGAAAAAACAGATAA
- a CDS encoding Hsp20/alpha crystallin family protein, whose protein sequence is MFAMRPYNNRRHNLSSYNPFREMEELERNFFDRPFDFFDDHMLSEFKTDIIDHGNEYVLEADLPGFNKDDISLDIDGDVLTIKAERHSEHEEKDKKNDYVRCERSYGSYSRQFDVSEVDTDHIKAKYDNGVLKLTLPKKKEEVKTSKRLQIE, encoded by the coding sequence ATGTTTGCCATGAGACCTTATAACAATCGTAGACACAATCTGTCCTCTTATAATCCATTCCGCGAGATGGAAGAGCTAGAAAGAAATTTCTTTGACAGGCCATTTGATTTCTTTGATGACCATATGTTGTCAGAGTTTAAAACAGATATTATAGACCATGGTAATGAATATGTTTTGGAAGCGGATCTTCCAGGATTTAACAAAGATGACATTAGCTTGGATATTGATGGTGATGTATTGACTATTAAAGCGGAACGTCACTCTGAACATGAAGAAAAGGATAAGAAAAATGATTACGTTCGCTGTGAACGTTCTTATGGATCTTATTCCAGACAGTTTGATGTGTCAGAGGTAGATACAGACCATATTAAAGCGAAATATGATAATGGTGTTTTGAAACTAACTCTTCCAAAAAAGAAAGAAGAAGTAAAAACATCAAAGCGATTACAGATTGAATAG
- a CDS encoding D-2-hydroxyacid dehydrogenase — MKLVLLDTAALASNDLSLDVFQQFGEVDCYDRTPPELVAERIGTAEIAFTNKSLISNQVLDACPNLTYIGVFATGYNVIEDIHYAAQKGITICNVPEYSTAAVAQNAFAHILSFYNKIDEHSQSVHQGDWQNCKDFSYYFPTFELLGKTLGIIGCGSIGRQMAAIATAFGMKVLAYTRTPKPELEQQGIHFVNLDNLLQQSDIVSIHCPLTEQTEHLINRERLSKMKPTALLINTARGPIVEEQALTDALNSGKIAGAGIDVVSQEPILATNPLLTAKNCHITPHIAWAGYETRSRLLQIAVDNLTAFLNGSPQNQIN, encoded by the coding sequence ATGAAACTAGTTTTATTGGATACCGCTGCCCTTGCTTCTAACGATTTGAGCCTGGATGTTTTCCAACAGTTTGGTGAAGTGGATTGTTATGACCGTACCCCACCAGAATTGGTAGCAGAACGAATTGGAACTGCGGAAATCGCATTTACCAACAAATCACTGATTTCCAACCAGGTACTGGATGCTTGTCCCAACTTAACATACATTGGCGTATTCGCAACAGGCTATAATGTCATTGAAGATATCCACTACGCAGCCCAAAAAGGGATTACTATCTGTAATGTACCTGAATATTCCACCGCTGCTGTCGCTCAAAACGCATTTGCCCATATCCTTTCCTTTTACAATAAAATCGATGAGCACAGCCAATCCGTCCATCAAGGAGATTGGCAAAACTGCAAAGATTTTTCTTACTATTTTCCAACCTTCGAACTGCTTGGAAAAACATTAGGAATTATTGGTTGTGGCAGCATTGGACGGCAAATGGCAGCAATTGCAACTGCATTTGGGATGAAGGTATTGGCATATACCAGAACACCAAAACCAGAATTAGAACAACAGGGAATCCATTTTGTCAACTTAGATAATCTGTTACAACAAAGTGATATTGTTAGCATCCACTGTCCATTAACGGAACAAACAGAACATCTTATCAACAGGGAACGGCTTTCTAAAATGAAGCCAACCGCCCTATTAATCAATACGGCACGAGGACCAATTGTTGAAGAACAAGCTTTGACAGATGCGCTAAATAGCGGTAAAATTGCAGGTGCTGGAATAGATGTGGTTTCCCAAGAACCAATTCTTGCAACCAATCCATTACTAACAGCAAAAAACTGCCATATTACTCCTCATATTGCTTGGGCGGGTTATGAAACACGTTCTCGATTATTACAAATCGCTGTGGATAACCTAACAGCCTTTTTAAATGGCAGTCCACAAAATCAAATTAATTAA
- the gltX gene encoding glutamate--tRNA ligase: MAKVRTRFAPSPTGYMHVGNLRTALYAYLLAKKYDGDFILRIEDTDRERYVEGAVDIIYDTLRKAGLIWDEGPDIGGDYGPYIQSERMGMFKGYAEQLVESGHAYYCFCDKDRLEELRKIQQASGIAPKYDGHCKHLSKEEIQEKLDAGIPYVIRQKCPTEGTTTFHDEVFGDITVDNSVLDDQILIKADGMPTYNFANVVDDHLMGITHVIRGNEYLSSTPKYNLLYEAFGWEPPVYIHCSPVMKNATEKLSKRNGDASFEDLIKKGYLTEAVVNYIALLGWAPKGEEEIFTLPELIQEFDVSGISKSPAIFDTQKLKAINAEYIRRMSLDEFEEMATPYIRQTCKKEDVDLRLLAEMLHPRCELFTDIPEQVDFIDKLPDYDIAMYTHKKMKTNAETALVALKETLPVLEGLNEWNMDSIHNALFELIGKLGVKNGYILWPVRVAVSGKQFTPGGGIEICDLLGKEETLRRIQIGIEKLS; the protein is encoded by the coding sequence ATGGCTAAAGTGAGAACCCGTTTTGCGCCATCTCCAACTGGCTATATGCATGTAGGTAACCTAAGAACTGCATTGTACGCATATTTGCTGGCAAAAAAATACGATGGCGATTTTATTTTGCGTATTGAAGACACAGACCGTGAACGTTATGTAGAAGGTGCTGTAGATATTATTTACGATACCCTGCGCAAAGCTGGATTAATCTGGGATGAAGGTCCAGATATTGGAGGGGATTATGGCCCCTATATTCAGAGCGAACGTATGGGTATGTTTAAAGGGTATGCGGAACAGCTAGTAGAAAGCGGACATGCCTATTACTGCTTCTGTGATAAAGACCGTTTGGAAGAGCTGCGTAAAATCCAGCAAGCTTCCGGTATCGCCCCAAAATATGACGGGCATTGCAAACATTTGAGCAAAGAAGAAATCCAGGAAAAATTGGATGCGGGCATTCCATATGTAATCCGCCAGAAATGTCCAACAGAAGGGACAACTACCTTCCATGATGAGGTGTTCGGCGATATTACTGTGGATAATTCCGTTTTAGATGACCAGATTTTAATCAAAGCGGATGGTATGCCAACTTACAATTTCGCCAACGTAGTAGATGACCACCTAATGGGGATTACCCATGTCATCCGTGGGAACGAATACCTGTCTTCTACTCCAAAATACAATTTATTATATGAGGCGTTTGGATGGGAACCTCCAGTTTATATCCACTGTTCCCCTGTTATGAAAAATGCAACCGAAAAATTATCCAAACGGAACGGCGACGCCTCTTTTGAGGACTTAATCAAAAAAGGATATTTAACCGAAGCAGTTGTAAACTACATTGCTTTGTTGGGATGGGCTCCAAAAGGGGAAGAAGAAATCTTTACCCTGCCAGAATTAATCCAAGAATTTGATGTTTCCGGTATTTCCAAATCCCCTGCTATTTTTGACACTCAAAAATTAAAGGCAATTAACGCAGAATATATTCGTCGGATGTCTTTGGATGAATTTGAGGAAATGGCAACCCCATATATCCGTCAAACCTGTAAAAAAGAAGATGTTGATTTACGCCTATTGGCAGAAATGCTTCATCCCCGTTGTGAACTATTCACCGATATTCCAGAACAAGTGGATTTTATCGATAAACTTCCAGATTATGATATTGCAATGTACACCCATAAAAAAATGAAAACCAATGCGGAAACCGCTTTGGTTGCGTTAAAAGAAACTTTGCCAGTATTAGAAGGGTTAAATGAGTGGAACATGGACAGCATCCATAACGCTTTATTTGAACTGATTGGCAAATTAGGTGTAAAAAACGGTTATATTTTATGGCCAGTACGTGTGGCTGTTTCTGGAAAACAGTTTACTCCTGGCGGTGGAATTGAAATTTGCGACCTATTAGGCAAAGAAGAAACCCTGCGCAGAATCCAAATTGGCATTGAAAAACTCTCTTAA
- a CDS encoding glycosyltransferase family 2 protein: MDLSIILINYNKKELTEQTIQSVFSTVKHIEYEIIVIDNSSCKEQQYTREHPLIKTYLNVQNKGFGNACNLGASYSNGDYLLFLNNDTILHEGTLDTTVAYCKQHPEIGALGVRTLLADGTLDHGCKRGFPTPMSSLYYFSGMDRRHPESKKYGAYRQTFVKEDTITQVDSVSGSYLLMPKQIFEQIDGFDDDYFMYGEDLDLCYRVKQNGYQVVYYGQASMTHLKGQSGLNTNPAIVNHFYQAMVLFYNKHYRKKYNCLTNGIVLTGIRLKKALALRQMKKRKQTDG, encoded by the coding sequence ATGGATTTGTCGATTATTTTAATCAATTACAATAAAAAAGAATTGACCGAACAAACGATACAATCTGTTTTTTCCACAGTAAAACATATTGAATACGAAATTATCGTGATAGATAATTCCAGTTGCAAAGAACAGCAATATACAAGGGAACATCCGTTGATTAAAACCTATTTAAATGTACAAAATAAAGGGTTTGGCAATGCCTGTAACTTAGGTGCTAGTTATTCCAATGGGGATTATCTTTTATTTTTAAATAACGATACCATTTTACATGAGGGCACACTGGATACGACTGTAGCGTATTGTAAACAGCACCCAGAGATTGGCGCCTTGGGCGTTCGTACATTGTTGGCGGATGGTACATTGGATCATGGCTGTAAACGAGGATTTCCTACGCCAATGAGTTCTCTCTACTATTTTTCCGGTATGGACAGACGCCATCCGGAATCTAAGAAATATGGCGCTTACCGACAGACCTTTGTGAAAGAGGATACGATTACACAAGTGGATAGTGTTTCTGGCTCCTATTTGTTGATGCCAAAACAGATATTTGAACAAATAGATGGATTTGATGACGATTATTTTATGTATGGCGAAGATTTGGACCTGTGCTACCGTGTCAAACAGAATGGGTATCAAGTAGTATATTATGGGCAGGCGAGTATGACCCACCTAAAAGGGCAGAGCGGTTTGAATACAAATCCTGCAATTGTAAACCACTTTTACCAGGCGATGGTCCTGTTTTATAACAAGCATTACCGAAAAAAGTATAATTGTTTGACCAATGGGATTGTTTTAACAGGGATCCGCTTGAAAAAAGCATTGGCCTTACGCCAAATGAAAAAGAGGAAGCAAACCGATGGTTGA